Within the Setaria viridis chromosome 3, Setaria_viridis_v4.0, whole genome shotgun sequence genome, the region AGGTGTATACATATACCAAATAAATAACACAAGCACAGATATTTGATTAACTTATAATACGTACGTACGATCCCTGATTTACGTCCTTGTCGTCTTACTGCAGATCACTACTTCTGCAGTTCTGCTTGCTTGCTACTGTACTAGCAGCCAGGCACAAGAAAATCCACACAAGCTATTGCAGCGTGCATGCAGAAAGCAGAACAGCATGGCAGCACCACACCGCACCATGTCGCACGTGCATGCGTGGTCATTTCAGCGGGCCGGGCGCGCGCCGGCGTCAGCGACGTCGACGCTGGTGGTGCaagcgaggaggcggcggaagaTGGCGTGCACCGCGCCACACGACGCCTCCTGCAGCCTCCTAACCATGGTGCAccgcttcttcttctgcttcttcctccgggtccggctcctcctcgccttccGGTCACGGAGCCCGACGTCCTCCCTGTCCCTGCTCTCGCTGCGGCCGACGGCGATGTTGCTCGCGCTGCCGAccgagccggcgtcggaggccgccgcggatccgccgccgcgctgcgggAGGAAGGGGAACACGGCTGCGCGCTCCCGGACGCGGCCGAGGCACGCCATGGTGCGCTCGGGCACGGTCTCCTTCTTCTTGGAGAAGGTGTAGCTGCGGAGGTACATCTGCCGGCACGAGTAGCTGTCCACCACCCGCGGGCTGCAGTACCCCGCCGCCAGCTCGCCgctgaggccgccgccgccaccgccgcggcgcatGCTGCCGCTGCCGTTGTAGCTGTAGTAGTAGGACGCGCTGGCTCCGCCGGGGCTCTCctgccctccgcctccgcctccctggCGCCGCGCCATGGCCACCGACTTGACGAACTCGGCGTCGGACTCGGGCCACTTGTACAGGCTGACGTAGCTGGCCCGCACCGGCGCGCGCGCGTCCACGCAGCCGATGGCCGCCTTGCATCCGGCCGCCATTAATGGCGTCGCGGCCCAGCTACCTAGCTACCCAGCCAGCTGCTGCTTAATCTTCTGCTCTCAGCCAATTAATCACTGTTGCTGCTTAGCTTCAGCTCACTCTGCTTCCATTTGCAtgagccgcgcgcgcgcgtagCTGTAGAGAGAGGACAGGGAGGAGCTAGCTCGGTGGCCTGTGTGGGTGTGGGGTATATAAGAGAGACAGGGCGACAGCGAGTGGAGCGGCATGGGAGCATGTGAGGGACAGGTTAAAGGGAGATGAAGGAGAGCGCTTGGCTTTGGTTGCAAGGAAAGGTGTCTCCATTTTTGCCGCGGGAATTATGTGGCATCATCATCGTGGTCACTCTCGAGCAATGAGTGCTAGCTGCTGGCCATGGTTTCGCCTCGCAGCCTGGCCAGTCAAAATGTGAGGCCTTCTGCGCCGGCGCACTCTGAACCTATCTATATTTACATGTGTCCAGCACTGCACTAGCGAGAGTCCAAGTGAAAAATGTCAGAAGAAACTTTAACATGAAGTAAGTTTGGTCGCATTTTCCGTTGTGAGGATCAGTTTGGACAGGGTCTATGGGGTTGTTATTGTTCGTGGTTTGGCAGGAATTTAAACATGGTCTTAGTTTTTAATCGAGTTAATTACGTGGCGTGTTCGACGGCCTTTTTTCTGTCAGGAAGGTAGCCTACCATGTCTATGTGCTTGTACCATTTGGACTGGACAACACATGCATATGTCAGCTGACTAGAAGCTAGATACTATACTAGTAACCGATTCTTCAGTTTCTTGGCAGTATGATCAACTAACCTTGACGGAGCAAAGGGGTAGATCCGTGTGTTGAGCTCGATCAAGGAGGACAGCTAGACAGAGGCATGGAGCATGCATGGATTGGAATGATTGAAACTTGTGGTTAAGGACTCATAATTCGGGTACGTATTCCGAGGGCCACGCTCACTGGTAACAAATTGAAACATGACAGTATGTCAATACTAGTGATAGGTCTGTAGCTAGCTGCTGTACTGACCAATTGACTTGTGGAGGCATGCATCCGTAGTCCGTAGAGGTATGGTGAGGTGAGGCACGAGAAAGGGACAGGAGCAGCATGCCAGAGAGAACCAAAGTTTCCGGTGCACTTCAACTGATTTCCAGCAGTAGCGAATGCAACAGGTCTCCCCGTCTCTCCCTTGTCGATGCAAATTAAGATAGGAGCACATGCCTCTCATGGACAGTAGAGTAGCTGCGCGGACAAGAGACTTGGACAACCTGCACTGTGAGCTGGATTTAATTTCTCAAATTATGTATGTTCGATGCGATTTTGTTGTTTTACACCTTTGTTTCAGGATGAAAAGACAATTGGCAGGTACAGTTTGTGATGTGGGGTTCGGCACTATCAAGTGATCGAAATGATCAGCAGCTGCTGCCCTTTGTTTAATCACAATCATGCATATTGGAGGTGGAAGCGCGCGTGCATGAGCAACAGAATCTGCAAGCGTTGTGTGAGCTAGTAcgtggtgtggtggtggtggtggtgccaactgccaagtgCTAGCTAGATTACAAAAGGAGGCATTTTCCCTCGACAAATTCAATTATTCAGACATGGTAGCTTGTGTTTTTATCAGTGGCTCAGGTCCGTCAGCGTTAaaaacttttctttttaattgcagTGGAACTGTGGAAGGCATGGGTTTCCTGTTCACTAGGAAGAACGATGCGGGCAGACAATGGCGTGCGGTGCAGACAATAGCTTTGATAGCAGGGTCgataaagaaagaaataaacaaCCTAAGCCTGCTCTCGCACGAAGATCCAGACAGGACAGGACACCGTGAAGCACTAGGCTGGTCAATAATCGAATACCCCATCTCATCTCATCAGCATCAGCAGCGGCATCACGAGGTAGCTAGCTAGCGGGCAgcacacacacatgacacatgCATGCAGAGTATCATTGTGGCCACCGTGCACGCGCGGCGCCACTGCCGCATCGCATGTGAAGCAAATGCACAGCAGCCCAGTCCAGTGTCAGCGGCTCTACTGCCTGCAGCCGGCCTGTAGACTAGCTAGGAGTGATCACTCTGCATCGATGATCGTCGACCTACGTGGTGAGTGATGGCGATGTGGTCCTCCCTTCCAGAGATTACCAGTAGTTGCAGCGGTATCGGCTAATAGTAATCAAAGATAGAtccaggaaaaggaaaaggaaacttaaaccatgcatgcatcagcATCCGGGGGCCAAAGCAGCAGAAGCCTCAAGACGCGCGGTAGCTCGCACAACACAACCAACAGTGTCACTCACGAGACACCATCATGACGCAGACGGGCACAcagattaattaattaattaactaaTTAGTACTCTGAATGAATTTCTTCCTggtccttgcattgcattgtgcTGGATCCTGGGTTGCTGCTGTGTGTTGTTCTTGCAACCGTGCCGTGGCCCGTACTGCAAGCAAAGAGAGAGACGCGCGG harbors:
- the LOC117847495 gene encoding uncharacterized protein; protein product: MAAGCKAAIGCVDARAPVRASYVSLYKWPESDAEFVKSVAMARRQGGGGGGQESPGGASASYYYSYNGSGSMRRGGGGGGLSGELAAGYCSPRVVDSYSCRQMYLRSYTFSKKKETVPERTMACLGRVRERAAVFPFLPQRGGGSAAASDAGSVGSASNIAVGRSESRDREDVGLRDRKARRSRTRRKKQKKKRCTMVRRLQEASCGAVHAIFRRLLACTTSVDVADAGARPAR